A genome region from Thalassococcus arenae includes the following:
- the ychF gene encoding redox-regulated ATPase YchF: MGFRMGIVGLPNVGKSTLFNALTRTAAAQAANFPFCTIEPNVGDVAVPDARLDKLAAIAKSAQIVPTRMTFVDIAGLVKGASKGEGLGNQFLANIREVDAIAHVLRCFEDDDVTHVEGRVDPVADAETIETELIIADMESLEKRLQNIVRKVRGGDKEAVQQERLMKAALEVLEQGQPARVVKVDAEDAKAWRMLQLLTTKPVLYVCNVDEADAATGNALSAKVAEMAAAQGNSHVVISARIEEEISQLDADEAAMFLAEMGLEEAGLDRLITAGYELLHLQTYFTVGPKEARAWTIRQGTLAPQAAGVIHGDFERGFIRAETIAYDDYVALGGEQPAKDAGKMRAEGKSYVVKDGDVMHFLFNT; this comes from the coding sequence ATGGGGTTTCGCATGGGGATCGTGGGTCTGCCCAACGTGGGCAAGTCGACCCTGTTCAACGCGCTGACGCGGACAGCCGCGGCGCAGGCGGCGAATTTTCCGTTCTGCACGATCGAACCCAATGTCGGTGACGTGGCCGTGCCCGATGCCCGTCTGGACAAGCTTGCGGCCATTGCCAAGTCGGCGCAGATCGTTCCCACGCGCATGACCTTCGTCGACATCGCGGGGCTGGTGAAGGGGGCGTCCAAGGGCGAGGGATTGGGCAACCAGTTCCTGGCCAATATCCGCGAGGTCGATGCCATCGCCCATGTGTTGCGCTGTTTCGAGGATGACGATGTCACCCATGTCGAAGGCCGTGTCGATCCCGTCGCCGATGCCGAGACGATCGAGACCGAACTGATCATCGCCGACATGGAAAGCCTGGAAAAGCGGCTTCAGAACATCGTCCGCAAGGTGCGCGGCGGCGACAAGGAAGCGGTGCAGCAGGAACGTCTGATGAAGGCCGCGCTGGAGGTGCTTGAACAGGGCCAGCCCGCGCGCGTCGTCAAGGTCGATGCCGAGGACGCCAAGGCCTGGCGGATGCTGCAACTTCTGACCACCAAGCCGGTGCTCTACGTCTGCAACGTCGACGAGGCCGATGCCGCGACCGGCAACGCGCTTTCGGCCAAGGTGGCCGAAATGGCCGCTGCGCAAGGCAACAGCCACGTGGTGATCTCGGCGCGGATCGAGGAAGAAATCAGCCAGCTCGATGCCGACGAGGCCGCGATGTTCCTGGCGGAGATGGGGTTGGAAGAGGCGGGTCTGGACCGGTTGATCACCGCCGGATACGAGCTTTTGCACCTGCAGACCTATTTCACCGTCGGCCCGAAAGAGGCGCGCGCCTGGACCATCAGGCAGGGCACGCTGGCGCCGCAGGCCGCGGGCGTGATCCACGGCGATTTCGAAAGGGGCTTCATCCGTGCCGAAACCATCGCCTATGACGATTACGTGGCGCTTGGGGGTGAACAGCCGGCCAAGGATGCCGGAAAGATGCGCGCCGAAGGCAAGAGCTATGTCGTCAAGGATGGCGACGTGATGCACTTTCTGTTCAACACCTGA